The Henckelia pumila isolate YLH828 chromosome 2, ASM3356847v2, whole genome shotgun sequence genome includes a window with the following:
- the LOC140883130 gene encoding xyloglucan galactosyltransferase XLT2-like, with product MFDRNEQQSQKKPKNLSSKYTSNLVFARLVLCRCLQLLIIFLLFQSFILSYFSSNPPKHAVPIRESVEEATEPPPPPPTPPEPRCDAGRFYVYELPEVFNREILVNCGDLDPWHSRCNAVSNGGLGPRATGPGRRTDGHGSVVPENLSSAWYWTDMFAGEIIYHERMLRHECRTASPEYAAAFYIPFYAGLAVAKYLFTNYTAKDRDRQCQMLLRWVAAQPYWARSNGSDHFIMLGRMTWDFRRWKDGDWGSSFVNMPLMKNILRLSVEKDPWDQLEISVPYPTGFHPKSKSELNQWLGFVQAHKRHNLFTFVGAKRPLEGDFRTILWNHCHNESGSCRVVDCSGTRCYDGTWEILESFLDSDFCLQPRGDAHTRKSTFDCMLAGSIPVFFWRRSIKYQYEWFLGDEPDDFSVFIDRRAVRNGTSVRKVLEGYSRDKIKKMRERIIDSIPKFVYRNTSSDEFGDYRDAFDITIDGVLRMFKEQKGSMNATIGVIKS from the coding sequence ATGTTTGATCGAAACGAACAGCAATCCCAGAAAAAACCCAAGAATCTTTCTTCCAAATATACTTCTAATCTTGTTTTTGCTCGACTTGTTTTATGCAGATGTCTCCAGCTTCTCATAATATTCCTGCTTTTCCAAAGTTTTATCCTTTCGTATTTTTCCAGCAACCCACCAAAGCACGCAGTGCCCATTCGTGAATCCGTGGAAGAAGCTACGGAGCCGCCTCCGCCTCCGCCAACGCCGCCGGAGCCGAGATGCGACGCCGGCAGGTTTTATGTTTACGAACTTCCGGAGGTTTTCAACAGAGAGATTTTGGTCAACTGCGGTGATTTGGACCCGTGGCACTCGAGGTGTAACGCGGTTTCAAACGGCGGGCTGGGTCCGAGAGCGACGGGGCCCGGTCGGAGGACCGACGGCCACGGCAGCGTGGTGCCGGAGAATCTCTCCTCCGCGTGGTACTGGACGGACATGTTCGCCGGGGAGATTATCTACCACGAGAGAATGTTGAGGCACGAGTGTAGGACGGCGTCGCCGGAGTACGCGGCGGCGTTCTACATACCCTTCTACGCCGGGCTGGCGGTGGCGAAGTATTTGTTCACGAATTACACGGCCAAGGACAGGGACCGGCAGTGCCAGATGCTTCTCCGGTGGGTGGCGGCGCAGCCTTATTGGGCGAGATCCAACGGCTCAGATCACTTCATAATGCTCGGCCGGATGACGTGGGATTTCCGGCGGTGGAAGGACGGAGACTGGGGCTCCAGCTTCGTCAACATGCCGTTGATGAAAAACATCTTACGCCTCTCCGTTGAAAAGGACCCTTGGGACCAGCTGGAGATCAGTGTACCCTACCCCACCGGATTCCATCCCAAGTCCAAGTCAGAGCTAAATCAATGGCTGGGATTCGTCCAAGCCCACAAAAGACACAACTTGTTCACTTTTGTTGGTGCCAAGAGACCACTAGAAGGTGATTTTAGGACCATCTTATGGAACCATTGCCACAACGAGTCCGGCTCGTGTCGAGTCGTCGATTGCTCGGGGACTCGGTGCTACGACGGTACGTGGGAGATTCTCGAGTCGTTCTTGGACTCGGATTTCTGCTTGCAACCACGGGGTGACGCACACACGAGAAAGTCAACGTTCGATTGCATGTTGGCCGGTTCGATCCCGGTCTTCTTCTGGAGGAGAAGCATCAAGTATCAATACGAGTGGTTCTTGGGCGATGAACCGGATGATTTTTCGGTTTTCATAGACCGGAGAGCCGTGCGGAACGGGACGTCGGTGAGAAAAGTGTTGGAGGGTTATAGTAGGGATAAAATAAAGAAGATGAGAGAAAGGATTATCGATTCGATTCCTAAATTTGTGTATAGAAATACGAGTAGTGATGAATTTGGGGATTATAGAGATGCTTTTGACATTACAATTGATGGTGTGTTGCGGATGTTCAAGGAGCAAAAGGGGTCGATGAATGCAACAATTGGAGTAATAAAGAGTTGA
- the LOC140884222 gene encoding WD40 repeat-containing protein HOS15-like: protein MESITSVELNYLVYRYLQESGFTHAAFTFGFESGLDKSSIDGNLVPPGSLVKVVQKGLQFVEMEANVTNAENDDDVEHNFAFLQPLDLITKDAEELYKIVKNKRDSKQEARERKLDRATVGATGRVTDKKGKDNTKKR, encoded by the exons ATGGAGTCAATCACGTCCGTTGAGCTGAATTATCTGGTTTACCGTTATCTTCAAGAATCAG gATTTACACATGCTGCTTTTACTTTTGGATTTGAGTCTGGTCTCGACAAATCCTCGATTGATGGCAATTTGGTTCCACCTGGATCTTTAGTTAAAGTTGTGCAAAAAGGACTTCAATTCGTGGAAATGGAAGCAAATGTTACTAAT GCTGAGAATGACGACGACGTTGAACATAACTTCGCATTTTTACAACCATTAGATCTCATCACAAAGGATGCCGAGGAGCTATATAAAATTGTTAAGAACAAAAGGGACAGTAAACAAGAGGCCAGAGAAAGGAAGTTGGATCGAGCAACAGTTGGAGCAACTGGCAGAGTTACTGATAAGAAAGGTAAAGATAATACTAAAAAACGCTAG
- the LOC140881076 gene encoding transcription factor MYB44-like translates to MAANIHKTDTDRIKGPWSPEEDDLLQHLVQKHGPRNWSLISKSIVGRSGKSCRLRWCNQLSPQVEHRAFSPEEDRIIIRAHAKFGNKWATIARLLSGRTDNAIKNHWNSTLKRKCDEGGGDSSFSDFEIHHEQPPLKRSVSDGSGLPVYFSPGSPSCSDVSDSSLPVVSGSNLFKPVARPGAVSPRKLEVGSAGGDPPTSLSLSLPGSDSSESTSDKIDLTEPKRNQTPPPPPTPTPLLSLAASPKPLSVAAAATPPLAVQMPQQDKVFTPFSAELMAVMQEMIKTEVRNYMMGLEQHQNQIFHHQHQHQQHQHYIQQQIQQQVQQMGMCMQQANANERLRNPTINRVGISRID, encoded by the coding sequence ATGGCAGCGAATATCCATAAAACGGATACGGATCGCATCAAGGGTCCGTGGAGCCCCGAAGAAGACGACCTTCTACAGCATCTGGTGCAGAAGCACGGCCCCCGGAACTGGTCCCTTATCAGCAAATCCATCGTCGGCCGTTCGGGGAAGAGCTGCCGCCTCAGGTGGTGTAATCAGCTCTCTCCTCAGGTGGAGCATCGGGCTTTCAGCCCGGAGGAGGATCGGATCATCATTCGGGCTCATGCCAAGTTCGGGAACAAATGGGCCACCATAGCCCGTCTGCTCTCGGGTCGGACCGATAACGCCATCAAGAATCACTGGAACTCCACCCTCAAGCGCAAGTGCGATGAGGGCGGTGGTGATAGCAGTTTCTCGGATTTCGAGATTCACCATGAGCAGCCGCCGTTGAAGAGATCCGTCAGCGACGGGTCGGGCCTACCCGTTTACTTCAGCCCCGGCAGCCCGTCCTGCTCTGATGTCAGCGACTCCAGTTTGCCGGTGGTGTCCGGGTCCAATTTGTTTAAACCCGTGGCGAGACCCGGCGCCGTCTCGCCGAGGAAACTTGAAGTGGGATCCGCCGGCGGCGATCCTCCGACGAGTCTTAGCCTCTCTCTTCCGGGGTCGGATTCATCTGAGTCAACCAGTGACAAGATCGACTTGACTGAGCCGAAAAGGAACCAAACTCCACCGCCGCCTCCGACGCCGACGCCTCTGCTTTCTTTGGCAGCGTCGCCTAAGCCCTTATCCGTCGCTGCGGCGGCCACTCCTCCGTTGGCGGTTCAGATGCCGCAGCAGGACAAGGTGTTCACGCCATTCAGCGCGGAACTGATGGCCGTGATGCAGGAGATGATAAAAACAGAGGTGAGGAACTATATGATGGGATTGGAGCAGCATCAAAACCAAATTTTCCACCATCAACATCAGCATCAGCAGCATCAGCATTACATTCAACAGCAGATTCAGCAGCAGGTTCAGCAGATGGGGATGTGCATGCAACAAGCCAATGCCAACGAGAGACTGAGGAATCCCACCATCAATCGCGTTGGAATCAGCAGAATCGATTGA
- the LOC140877155 gene encoding uncharacterized protein, translated as MADQNGNHPNLELLIAQAVQRALAERDEENIPHPDHNAHLEEIKKLKEEMEQLRKKQAGYLATTIRNIPFTQEILDADLPKQFKLPHVGEYDGKGDPEEHLARFENPALLHKYSDPIKCRAFLTTLIGPAQQWFNTLRAGEIKEFKDFSKSFLHHFASSKKHPTTTFSLFAIKQREHENLRAYIRRFSSLALEVPMATPDLLISAFMQGLDTKDFLKSLIKRPPETYEELLARAEKYVNMEEIQVSRAAVKRERPKSPKGNRVPSNGTGMGQPFRPALLGEFSSFTPLRMSKVRALQICDDRKLTQRPPWTEKGPRNRESDKYCHFHNEYGHITENCRQLDQEIERIIQQHAELKNILTRQEGYRPNKRQQERPRQRARTAPPHEDFNHPNQGQPDDDRAHQRPAPPARGIINMISGGPTDRDSNRARKTSSRKLINMEIGNQILHTGPTLSFGPEDLKGVSSNHNDALVIRATVANYDVARIFVDSGSSVNVLFQETINQMDLGQYKMEPVVTSLFGFTGHAIRPVGLVHLPLTLGKNNTRKTRIVSFIIVDAPSAYNAILGRPAMTTFMAVASALHQKMKFPVGNEVGEVQGDQVISRKCYVEEVRIEQKVVRTDNVDRPGISGMEKINLIEDTSVTTEEETGEVIISPPFGVVKIARTLETKLKQTLLECLQKNKDVFAWSVSDLVGVHREISEHKLNVIKDFRDLNKACPKDCYPLPRIGQLVDSTAGHELLSFLDAYQGYHQIPLAKEDKDKVSFVTSTGTYCYVVMPFGLKNAGATYHRLMDKVFEQQIGKNIEVYVDDILIKT; from the exons aTGGCTGATCAGAATGGAAATCATCCTAATTTAGAGTTGTTAATAGCTCAGGCTGTTCAGAGGGCTTTGGCAGAGAGGGATGAGGAAAATATTCCGCACCCCGATCATAATGCCCACCTCGAGGAGATCAAAAAATTGAAGGAAGAAATGGAGCAGCTCAGGAAGAAGCAGGCCGGGTACCTAGCTACCACAATCAGAAACATTCCTTTTACTCAGGAGATATTGGACGCTGACCTTCccaaacaatttaaattgccCCACGTCGGGGAGTACGATGGTAAAGGCGATCCAGAGGAACATTTAGCACGCTTCGAGAATCCAGCTCTGCTGCATAAATATTCGGATCCGATCAAGTGTAGGGCTTTCCTTACTACTCTCATAGGACCAGCCCAGCAATGGTTCAATACGTTACGCGCTGGGGAGATCAAGGAATTCAAAGATTTTAGCAAATCCTTTTTGCATCACTTTGCTAGTAGCAAAAAGCATCCTACCACTACTTTCAGTCTCTTTGCAATCAAACAACGGGAACATGAAAATTTGAGGGCATACATTCGAAGGTTTAGTTCCTTGGCTCTCGAGGTACCCATGGCTACCCCAGACCTGCTCATCAGCGCATTCATGCAAGGGCTGGATACAAAAGATTTTcttaaatctttaataaaaagGCCGCCGGAGACGTATGAGGAATTACTTGCCCGAGCTGAGAAATATGTCAACATGGAAGAGATTCAGGTCTCGCGAGCAGCTGTTAAGAGGGAGCGACCAAAAAGTCCAAAGGGCAATAGGGTTCCGAGCAATGGGACAGGAATGGGACAACCATTTCGACCTGCGCTGTTGGGAGAATTCAGCTCTTTCACTCCCTTGCGCATGAGTAAAGTCCGAGCCCTCCAAATTTGTGATGATCGAAAGCTCACACAAAGGCCTCCATGGACTGAGAAGGGACCTCGGAACAGGGAATCAGATAAATATTGTCACTTTCATAATGAGTATGGGCATATTACTGAGAACTGTCGTCAATTAGATCAAGAGATTGAAAGAATAATACAACAACATgctgaattaaaaaatatattgaccCGTCAAGAGGGATATCGCCCGAACAAGAGACAGCAAGAAAGACCGAGGCAAAGAGCCAGGACTGCTCCTCCCCATGAAGATTTCAATCACCCGAATCAGGGCCAGCCCGACGATGACCGAGCTCATCAAAGACCAGCTCCGCCTGCTAGAGGAATTATAAACATGATTTCTGGAGGCCCTACTGACAGAGATTCCAATCGAGCTAGGAAAACTAGCAgtagaaaattaataaatatggagATTGGGAATCAAATCCTCCATACTGGCCCGACCCTCTCCTTTGGTCCAGAAGATTTGAAAGGGGTTTCCAGCAACCATAACGATGCGCTGGTAATAAGGGCCACAGTCGCAAACTATGACGTAGCTCGGATATTCGTGGATTCAGGCAGTTCAGTCAATGTTTTATTCCAAGAAACAATAAATCAAATGGATTTGGGACAGTACAAGATGGAGCCTGTGGTAACATCACTCTTTGGTTTCACGGGTCATGCCATCCGACCTGTTGGATTAGTCCACCTACCCTTAACTCTTGGAAAAAACAACACTCGCAAAACCCGAATTGTAAGTTTCATTATAGTGGACGCCCCATCCGCTTATAATGCTATACTAGGCAGACCTGCCATGACCACTTTCATGGCTGTGGCATCAGCTCTGCATCAGAAAATGAAATTCCCAGTGGGTAATGAGGTTGGGGAGGTGCAAGGTGATCAAGTTATTTCGCGCAAGTGTTATGTGGAGGAGGTCAGAATAGAGCAAAAAGTAGTCAGGACTGATAACGTCGATCGACCTGGAATTTCTGGCATGGAAAAAATCAACTTGATAGAAGACACATCTGTCACCACTGAAGAAGAAACTGGAGAAGTAATAATCTCCCCTCCTTTCGGGGTAGTAAAAATTGCTCGAACCCTGGAAACAAAGTTGAAGCAAACACTGCTGGAATGcttgcaaaaaaataaagacgTCTTTGCATGGTCAGTTTCAGACCTGGTAGGGGTCCATCGGGAAATATCAGAACACAAGCTCAATGTGATAAAAG ATTTTCGAGATTTGAATAAAGCATGCCCTAAAGATTGTTACCCCCTACCTAGAATCGGTCAGCTGGTTGATTCGACTGCAGGGCATGAATTACTCAGTTTTTTGGATGCTTATCAGGGATATCACCAAATTCCCTTGGCAAAAGAGGACAAAGACAAAGTGAGTTTTGTCACATCAACTGGAACTTATTGCTATGTGGTCATGCCATTTGGACTCAAAAATGCCGGGGCAACATATCATAGACTAATGGACAAAGTGTTCGAGCAACAAATTGGGAAAAACATTGAGGTATACGTTGATGATATCCTGATCAAAACCTGA
- the LOC140877156 gene encoding uncharacterized protein: MTSPRNVQEVQRLTGRITALARFISRSADKSLSFFKALRNTKNFEWNEESEKAFQDLKTYLKQLPVLNKPIPGEELFLYLAVTPRAASSVLVRKDGANHQPVYFVSHVLKGAELNYLTQEKLALALVITARKLRPYFLSHPITVLTNSVLGKIATNPDASGRLVRWITELSEYDLKFEPRTAIKAQALADFLAETVQLEQEELWKIFVDGSSCQSGSGAGIVIISPWGEKTNISIRLEFRASNNEAEYEALLLGLKAARNLGISRATLYSDSQLAIQQSNGKFEIKDDKMRKYAKALDTAKEGFTELNLELISRAENIKADHLARLASALNDRPDPIVAGQELVSQLETLDDMLTQVLEGDWRYDIHTYLTKKELPNDNKKAKEVKRRALCFVMIDQILFKRSFSQPLLKCLGPDEANYVLREIHEGSCGSHLGSLALARKALLAGFFWPTMRKDSSDLVHSCYNCQRHANLQWRPA, translated from the coding sequence ATGACCTCGCCCAGAAATGTACAGGAAGTACAAAGGCTGACAGGAAGAATTACCGCATTAGCCCGGTTTATAAGCAGATCTGCAGATAAAAGTTTATCCTTCTTCAAGGCACTGcgaaataccaaaaatttcgaaTGGAATGAGGAAAGTGAGAAGGCCTTTCAGGATTTGAAGACCTATTTAAAACAATTGCCCGTGCTGAATAAGCCTATTCCAGGGGAAGAGTTGTTCCTATATCTGGCAGTCACACCCCGAGCAGCCAGTTCAGTCCTGGTCAGGAAGGACGGGGCAAATCATCAGCCTGTTTATTTTGTGAGTCATGTCTTGAAGGGAGCCGAGCTCAATTATTTAACCCAAGAAAAACTTGCCTTAGCTCTGGTAATCACCGCAAGAAAATTACGGCCTTACTTCCTGTCACATCCCATCACCGTGCTCACCAATAGCGTCCTGGGAAAAATTGCAACTAATCCAGATGCATCAGGTAGACTGGTCAGATGGATCACAGAATTGAGTGAGTACGATCTCAAGTTTGAACCTCGAACAGCTATAAAAGCTCAAGCCCTGGCTGACTTCTTGGCAGAGACAGTCCAGCTAGAACAAGAAGAGCTATGGAAGATTTTTGTAGATGGGTCATCATGTCAGTCAGGGAGCGGAGCTGGAATCGTGATCATCTCACCTTGGGGTGAAAAAACTAATATATCAATCAGATTGGAGTTCAGAGCCTCTAACAATGAAGCAGAATATGAGGCATTGCTACTCGGACTTAAGGCAGCACGGAATTTGGGTATCTCCCGGGCTACTCTATATTCCGATTCCCAACTAGCTATTCAGCAGAGCAACGGAAAGTTTGAGATCAAAGATGATAAAATGAGGAAATATGCTAAGGCATTAGACACAGCTAAGGAAGGATTCACCGAGCTGAATTTAGAGCTCATCTCCCGAGCTGAGAACATCAAGGCCGACCATTTGGCTCGCCTAGCTAGTGCATTGAATGATCGGCCTGATCCCATTGTTGCAGGTCAGGAACTTGTGTCTCAGTTGGAAACTCTTGATGATATGCTAACTCAAGTACTAGAAGGAGATTGGAGATATGACATACACACATATCTGACTAAGAAAGAATTACCAAATGATAACAAAAAGGCCAAGGAAGTAAAAAGAAGGGCTCTTTGCTTCGTCATGATCGATCAAATTTTGTTCAAGAGATCTTTCTCTCAGCCCTTGTTAAAGTGTTTAGGCCCTGACGAGGCAAATTACGTATTACGAGAAATTCATGAAGGGTCTTGCGGAAGTCACCTGGGCAGTCTTGCCCTAGCTCGCAAAGCTCTTCTTGCTGGTTTCTTTTGGCCTACTATGCGCAAAGACTCCTCAGATCTGGTTCATTCGTGCTATAATTGCCAAAGACACGCTAACCTACAGTGGAGACCTGCATAA